In Vigna unguiculata cultivar IT97K-499-35 chromosome 3, ASM411807v1, whole genome shotgun sequence, a single genomic region encodes these proteins:
- the LOC114175668 gene encoding metalloendoproteinase 2-MMP-like: MNKPQSHQLIILAFFVSFSLTNLVVSARVFPNVSSWLPDHAPPRGAWDAFRNLTGCHLGDNYDGLANLKSYFERFGYISHAPPSNFSDQFDDALESAIKTYQKNFNLNVTGFLDDSTLQQIVLPRCGVADIINGTSTMNAGKQNETASSSKPRFHTVAHYTLFPGMPRWPEGTEELTYAFNPGNSLSETVKGVFAAAFARWAEVTSLKFRETASYFSADIRIGFFSGDHGDGEPFDGSLGTLAHAFSPTNGRFHLDADEDWVVSGDVTQSALSTAVDLESVAVHEIGHLLGLGHSSVEEAVMFPTISSRRKKVVLAQDDIQGIQYLYGTNPNYNGSSATSAPERDSSDGSNSSPWSVFTLLTFSYLYFTLL; the protein is encoded by the coding sequence ATGAACAAACCCCAATCTCACCAACTAATCATCCTTGCTTTCTTCGTTTCATTCTCTCTCACCAACCTCGTCGTTTCAGCTCGAGTCTTCCCCAACGTCTCATCGTGGCTCCCCGACCACGCGCCTCCGAGAGGCGCGTGGGATGCCTTTCGTAACCTCACCGGTTGCCATCTCGGCGATAACTATGATGGCCTCGCCAACCTAAAATCCTACTTCGAGCGCTTCGGCTACATCTCTCACGCGCCGCCATCGAACTTCTCCGATCAGTTTGACGACGCTCTCGAATCAGCGATCAAAACCTACCAGAAGAATTTCAACCTCAACGTCACCGGCTTCCTCGACGACTCCACGCTTCAGCAGATCGTCCTGCCGCGGTGTGGCGTCGCTGACATAATCAACGGTACTTCGACGATGAACGCCGGAAAGCAGAACGAAACGGCGTCATCCAGCAAGCCGCGGTTCCACACGGTGGCGCACTACACTCTGTTCCCCGGCATGCCGCGGTGGCCTGAGGGAACGGAGGAGCTCACGTACGCGTTCAATCCCGGCAACAGCCTGAGCGAAACAGTGAAAGGAGTTTTCGCCGCCGCGTTCGCTCGGTGGGCGGAGGTGACGTCGTTGAAGTTCCGCGAAACGGCGTCGTACTTCAGCGCCGACATCAGGATCGGTTTCTTCAGCGGTGACCACGGCGACGGAGAGCCGTTCGACGGGAGTTTAGGGACGCTGGCGCACGCGTTCTCGCCGACAAACGGGAGGTTCCACCTGGATGCCGACGAGGACTGGGTCGTTTCCGGCGACGTGACGCAGTCGGCGCTGTCGACGGCGGTGGATTTGGAATCGGTGGCGGTGCACGAGATTGGGCACTTGCTAGGGTTAGGTCACTCGTCTGTGGAAGAAGCGGTTATGTTTCCGACAATTTCGTCGCGGAGGAAGAAGGTGGTGCTGGCGCAGGATGATATCCAAGGGATTCAATACCTCTACGGTACCAATCCCAATTACAATGGATCCAGTGCCACGTCAGCACCGGAGAGAGACTCCAGCGACGGTTCCAATTCCTCTCCCTGGAGCGTTTTCACTTTGttgactttttcatatttatattttacattattatag